The sequence below is a genomic window from Calonectris borealis chromosome 33, bCalBor7.hap1.2, whole genome shotgun sequence.
GGGcaacccctgccccagcagcacgtCCTTGCTCCCCAACGACCCAGGACCGGCTCCACGAGAGACACGGTGGACGACACGAAGACTCGTTAAGCCCCCCTCGTAGCGAGATCGACGTGCCAGACCCTCCCCTTTGCAAGCTCCAACACTCAACGAGGCCAAGCAACGCAGCGCTGCCCTGCGGACGACGGATTAAACCCCCCTGGGGACACGCGGCTCTCACCCTGCCCGGAGCTCAGGGTTTGAGAATCATTTATTGTTGGGTTGGACGGTTTCCATCTGGTTTCTCATCACGGAAAGCAGCATCATCTCCAACAAGCCCCAAAACGCTGGTTCAGTGGCCACGGAGAGATGGATGCTCCAAGACAGGCAGCCCGATGCCCGTCCCCAGCGTCACCACATCGACGCGGCCGTCACGACTCACCTGACTCGTCCAACCTTCTCCTCCGATGGGCTGGAGCTGGTCAGGCTCGGCTCATGCAGGGGTTGCTCCTCCTTTACGGGTTTCTTCCGGGCTTTGGTCTGGCTTTGTCGTCGCTGAGGCTCAGAGTCACTGGGGGAGAAGACAGACACGGGATAGGCAAGATGGTTTAGAGGGTTGGGTGTGGTAGGACGTGGTCGGACATTGGTTGGACGTGGTCGGACATGGCAAAGACCCTCACTCAGGCAGAGAAACAGTGAAAGAAGGTGCCTCCCCAAAAGTCTGCGCCCTTTTGAGCTCAGAAACAACTTATTTAGGATATAAGGACGTTATTCCCATCTCCTCCTTTGCCTTGCTACAGCTGACAAGAGGGTGGCAGAGATGTGAGGTCTGAAACCCTCCCAGTGTGATACCCGTCTGGACTGGGACAGCGTGACTGGGAACCTGTGGACTGGCTCTCGTGTGGTCCCAGTCCATGGGCTCCTTCCCAGCGATCCTCACCTGTCCAGAGATGGGTGGTAGTTCTCATCGCGCAGATCATCGGTGTAGGTGAGGTCATCGTCCTCAGCAAagtcctcatcttcctcttcctcctcttcttcttggGGCTCAGCCCCCTGCTCCGCTTTCTCCTCCGGGATGGGCGCGCTGCAGGAACGCAACGATCAAAGTCAGCTCTGCCGCAACGGGTTTTATCATGGAAGGTCTTCGTTAAAACATTGGCTGCCCGTTGGAGAACTCAAGGGATGAGATGGAAGGGTCCAAACTTGACCTTCAGCTCCAGAGAGCCCAGTTATACACTGAGAGAAGACTCATGCATGCCACCACTCACCTCCCGTGATCTTTTGCCATGGTCCCCTTCTCCACCGGCACTTGGGGAGCTGCAAGGAGATGACAGGAGTTGTGGTAAGTTGAAGCGCGGCTGGTCGAGCCGGGATGttgggagaggcagaggagggaggaggaggatggggagtgGATCCAGCAGCAGGGTTGGGAAGCCTGCAGGTGTTGGAAAGGTCCTGCGTGGTGCCATCCCACCGACCAGGAGAAATGAGGGCCAAGTTACTCCAAAATATTCTACTGGAAGAAGCTCAACCTCTTCTCAAGAACCTACTACAGggaaaaaagatgatttttctccCCGATTTTCAGTCTGGATAAACAACAAGAGCTGTGGCTCTTGGAAACTGTTGAAAGCTGCATCTGTGTGGGCTCAGCGAGGTCTTCTGCTCAACGCCTGTGATGAACCTGGGGTCTCCCAGCTCGGCTTTTCCAGGGGAAGGACAGGATGGAGAAGGTACGGGCTTGTGGTAGGAACAAGCCTGGTGGGAGACTCCTCTCTCTGATTTTCTAGCAAAGCCCCAGAGATTTGTTTTAGATGATGGTGCTGCCATCTCAGGAGCAAGAGGGAGGCAACAGGGTTGGGGGAACATCCGATGCCAGTGGGAAAGTGGTTGATGTGCCTCTGGGACTGGGAGAAGGGCTGAAGATGGGGAATCAAGAGGTCAACAGGGAAATGAGGATGGTGAAGGGGACACAGAGGAGCTCACCTGCGTtgccatcatcaccatcatcgCTTCCAGCTCCCGGCTCTTCCCTCCGGTCCCCAACACCGACGGGTGACTGAGCCGCTCCCTCCAGTTCGGCTTCGCCCTTCCCGGAGCCGGACTCGGCGGCCAGCCCGGCTTGCCGGAGCGAGCGCCGGCGGCCGGTGACCGGCGAGGAGCTGCACCCCGAGTCCCCTCGTTGTTCCTCTCCATGGTGGCTGGTTGTGGGGGTACAGTCCCCCAccgccccggggacaccccaggaGAAGCTGTGCCCGGCCACGCACTCCCACACCAGCTGGGACGTGCTGCCTGGGGCCGGGGGCTTCACGTCGGGGACGAAACCGCACTCTTGGCCGTGACCGTGGGACAGGACGACCAGGCGCTGCAGGGCATCGGCATGGAGAAGGTTGGGCTCCAGCTCGCCTGGTGAAAGCACAAAAAACCAGACAAATCGGTTAAAACCGGCTCCAAACTTCGGTTTTTCGGTTGTTCTCCGTGACGTAAAACCAGCGTGGGGCGGGTGGGATGTCCGCAAGGCTCTCCCTCCACTTTCCCCACCATCTCGTGCAGGATCTGATGTTTCCACCATATTAAGAGCTCCCCTTTTTTAGGAATCCCCCAAAACCTCAAATagctccccccccaaaaaaaaaaagagctggggaTGCCAACAACCCCAACGATTCGCCTCCTGCTCGGGGCGGGGTGAGCATCTCCAGCACCCAAGCACTCAACGCAACAGGAATCTTCTTTCTTCGCCATAAACCTCTTTTGGACCCAAAATAATTGAgaatttggggtggggggcgcCTACCTGGGCTCCAGACGCAGTCGTGGGAGCTGTACCTGCGGTGGGAagagggagagtgagcgagcTTCAACCTTCCTTTTCCCCATCCCAAGGGTTTTTAAGGGGTTTTTAAGGGTTTTACAGCGCTCCCCCACCCCCTACTGACCTGTCGAGGAGGAACTGGGCCAACTGGGAGTGCAGGGCGAAGCCAAGCTGCTCCTTGAGGCGGCACCAGCGCTCCAGGTGCCCCCCGATGCGGATGCGGCACTTGCTGCGGCGGGCGTCCAGCTCCCGTCGCTTCTGTCGTCGGATGCAATCGGGGGCCCGCTGCCGGCCGGGGCGGCCCGGCTCCATGgggggggtctgggatggggcgggggacatggggacagtcaggggggacatggggacacgggaggggGATTTAGGGGTGGTCCAGTTCCATGGGGGGGAGTCaagtggggacatgggtgggggACATGGAGATGGCCCAGCtccatgggggggacatgggggtggtCTGGCTccatgggggggtcaggggggtgctggggggacacggggacatgggggggcggACACATGGGGATAGCCCAGCTCCATGgggaggggcctggggggtcaaggggggacacagggacatgggagGGGGGATACAGGGGTGGCCCGGCTCCAGGGGAGTCACAAGGATATGGGAGGGTGCtaaggggggggtcaggggggacacagggacatgggagggggacgtggggctggCCCGGCTCCatggggggtgacaggggacgtgggggggacacaggggtggccCGGCACCATAGGGGGGGCCAGGGTGGgcaggccaggggaagggggggtggccatgctgccccccccccacagGGCCTTGCTGCCCCTGCCCCCAGGCCTGCTGAAGCCCCGCCTCCCCCTCTAGTCCCCGCCCCCACGTCTTGGCTCCGCCCCTCCGAACCCCCAGAGCGCGCCGCGCCCTGCTCTTGGCCCCGCCCACACGCCACAGCCACGCCTACGCTTGGCCCCGCCCCTCCGCAACCCCGCCCTTTCGACTGGCTCCTCCCACTCCTCTGCAAACCCCGCCCCTTCTCTCCCTAACCCCGCCTCCCGCCTTCCCGCCATTTCTCCCCCGAGGCCCCTCCCGCCCCTCATggccccccctaccccccccccgccgcagccccgttCCCGCCGCCGGGCCTTAAAGCGGGCCTTGCGGCGGGGAAGGGAAAGCCAACGGGAAGAGAAGGGCCGAGGCTCCGGTGCGCTGCCCCGTTCCCCGCCGCAGCCGTCCCGCCCGCCGGCGAACCTCCTCCGCCGGGCCGCGCTCCATCTCAACCCGAGGTGGCCCCACCCCGGGGCCGTGCCCCCTTTAAGAGCCAaaggatcccccccccccccatcgctCACACTGCTCAGGGACCGGGACAAGATGGCGGACGGCCCGCCTCCGCTTCTCCGCCGCGGCGCATGCGCGCTGCGTCGCTCCCGCCCTCCAGAGCGCGCCGGGAAATGGAGTCCCTCGCGCGAGGGCTGACGGGAGTTGTAGTCCTGGGCGCGGTGCATCACGGGCACCTCAGCCATgggccccggcgggggcggcaCACGAAGCCCCTCGGGGTCCCCTCGGTCCCCCCCCTCCCAGAGGCgaagcccccgggacccccccagacccctccatgGACACCCATCGCTGCCCGTCCTCCGCGGGAAAAGCCTGCAAAGCCGAGCTTAACTCCTGCTGGGACAAGGTGGAGAGGAGCGGAACCTGCTCACGGTCAGCAAAAGGAGCGGAGAAGACGCCATCGAGCTTATCTGAGGTTTGGCCCGGGCTCCTTCGCCGTTAGAGGAGATGTTTGGGGAGCAAGgcctgcaggaaaagaaatgcgATCGGGTTTTAAGGAGATAAAGATGAGGCAGCTGCCAAATCTGGTCAGGGTCGATCctgagggaggtggtggggggaaCGGCCCCCTCAGGCAGCGGGAAGCTGCCTCCCTCAGCCTCGtgcttgggggcggggggaagaaaagagcGCAGCGATCAATCACTGGGAGACGGCGAATCACGTAGAGGGGTTTCCAAAAGGCCGTCGCCCCTCTCTCTCAGATTGGCTGTCTGCCCCGCCACTCCTCGCTCTTTGCGCGCTGATTGGCCGGAGCGGTAGACGGGCTGCGCGAGGCTTTTTAAAGGCGGCCGTCGTCGCTCGTTTCTCTCGGGCGCTGGGAGGGCAGCGGGAGCGGCCGGCGGTGGCCGgaccccctcccccctccccccatccccctgtgaGGCGGTGGCGGAGCTCGGGGAGGGCCGTAGCGCAGGTAGGGACCTGCCGTCGGCTGTGCTCGGGCTCGGTGTGGCGGAGCTGTGGTGAAGGGAGCCTGGTGGGGTGAcgctccccgtgtccccccgtttCCCGCCTTCCTCTGGGGCCGGTGAGGGGGCGGCTGCTTGTGGTCTCCTTCCCGCCGTCCCCTCAGCAGGTGTCGGGGGGTGCGTGCTCGGAAAGCACCTCTTCCTCAGCAGCTGTGGCTGGGTTTGGTTTCCCTCTGCAGGACAGAAGGCGTCCTGTGGaggctttcctttccttgccctTCAGTATGGGAGCTGCTGAGGGGCCCCAGCCCATAAACCGATAGGGATTAGGGCATATTGTGTCGGTGACCCACTTGGCAGCTAGCACTGCTGCCTGGACCTCTCCCAGCCCAGGACCTCTCCCAGCTTGGGCTCGGCGTGGCAGGGCTCCGCGGCTCCTTGTGGCCCCGTAGGGCAGCGGTGGGTTCTTGGGAGGGCCTCGTCCCGCCTGGGCTTTCCCGGGCGGTGGGTTCTCCTTCAGGACCCCTCTCTCTGCGGGCGTTGGTGCTTCCTTGTCCCGGCGGTTGTTACCGGGCGGGGTCACTTCTGCTTTTGCTGTCAGGAAGCCAGCCTCTTGTTCATAAACAACCAAAAACAATCGGTTATGCAAGCACTTAAAGGCACCGGACTGGaagcgcaggcagggcaggggctgctttGCAGAAGCCCACAGAAGCACCCCTGGGGTGAATAGTCCTGTCCCCTTGTGCAAGGGGACCCTGCTTTGCAACtgtgctgtgccagcagctggcagTTTCTAGGCAGTGGAATTTGCCTATGTGGCACAAGGAGCTTGTGCTTCAGCAGCTGTAGTGAGTTTTGGTTTCAGTTTTGACCGATGGGGCTGGGTGTGCCGGGTGTGCACAGAtaagtctggaaaaaaatataaattggaGGCTTGTGTTGTTCCTCCCTTTTCTGACTTCAGTGTTTCTGCTAAGCACCCCGTGGGAAGCTTTGCTCGGGCCCCCTTCATCCCATCCCCCCCACAAGTGGGTTTGCAGCCCCTCGTTGGCTCCAAAGGCTCAAggtctcccccctgccccagcctggggctgctggtggtggtgtccGGCAGCTGTGATGAGCGGAGAAGGGCTCAGCAGACGTCTTGGGGGGACCCTGGACCCCCTGTTCCCATGCCTGGGCCCTCGCTGGTGGGGGGCTGAGTGGTGGGAAGGGGGATGCTCCCGGCCCTTTGGGCCTGTCTGGGAAGGGTGCGtgcagggtggtggggagggtgctggctgtgctgggggtccctgggctcGCTGACGCTGTGTTTGTCTCCCCAGGTGCGGGGGACAGGCTGCAGCGTcccagggggagcagggagaagaCTGTGCTAGCATCGCCTTCCCGAGCCTGGGCGTCAGCGCAGGGCCATGGCTGATATTTTAAATCAAGCCCGACAGCTGTCAGGCAACAGAATTCAATGTCCCAATCTATTGTGTTCTCCTGTTCTCTGCAATCTCCCGTTTCGATGCAAAGAGCTGCGGAGCTTAAACTGCATGCATGCCTGGCTTTGCCAGCAGTGCTGATGCCTTGGGTGCAAGATCCTGCTTGTGGCAAGCAAAGAGATTCCAGTTTTCAGTGTGCCatgggagaagggaagaagaacGGATTCTGCTCCAGTGACAGGAATGTGGAGGAGCCTCTGGCTCCCTGGGACGGAGGGATATCCCCCCACCCGGAGGTGCCTGGGGATACAGACAAAAGGACCCACAGAAGACTTCTGGGTGAGTGCAGGGCCACCCCTGTGGCCTGTAGGGAGGGGACAGCATCCCTGTAGCAGTGTCACCCCCGAGGACTGGGGCTGGCAAGCGTGAGGCTTTTTCCAGCTGTCTGGAAAGGCCTCGTCTTCTGCTTGGTCTGTAGCAggcatcccccttccccccaaatctttggcagctctcctgctgctggttGTCCCCCCACGTCTGCGGCACGAGAGCCTTGTCCCTGATCTCTGTGACTGTCCCTTGGGTTTCTTGCTGCCAGCTGCGCATGTGCGGGgggagaaggggcgggggggtcccTCCCGcgttccctgggcagcttgtgcTGGGGGTGGCGGGGACATGAGGGCCGTGCCTGCTCTGGGACAGCACCGTCCTCACTGCCGGtggtgttttcctcctccaggcAAGCTGTGCCGGGTCCTTCCGGTGTGCGTCGTGGTGCTGGCTGTGCTGGTGGCTCTGGTCCTGGCTTTGGCGGCGGTTGTTGCTGTGCTCTCAGGTAAGGGAGGAGCGGCTGCTCCATCCGGCCCCTCAGCGCGGAGCCGTGTGTGCCACCGGCAGCCCAGCGCGCGCGGTGCCGGGCTGGATGCGGCCCCTTCCCCCGCGGGCTGGGGCAGGCGTTGGTGTGCGAGGCCGAGGCTGGTGGGGGGAGCGTGGTGGGGCCAGACCCTGTGCCGGGGGGTcgtggggaggagcagggacccccccacccgtgccgtggggcaggctgtgcctgctCCCTGTAGGTCCCTGCAGCAgcttgggggtccctgtggggagAGCCCGGGGCTGCCTCCTTCCCTGCCGCAGGGAGCTGTGTCCCCTGGTCCCTGTGGAGCGGAATGCTCTgaccttctccccttccctctgcagcagcaggaggagatggagggaatcCAGCTCTGCCTGCGGCTCTGGTGCTGGCCTGTCCCGACGGCTGGGTTGGGTACCGCGGGGTCTGCTACTACCTCTCAAAggaggaggggagctgggagTGGAGCCAGGAGCAGTGCTCCTCGCGGGGGGCCTCGCTGGCTGTGCTCAGGATGAGCTGGGAAATGGTGTGTGAGGGGCTGTTGTGGCTGCGTGGGGGCTTCTGGGGGGGTTCTGGGTTAGGTGCAGACCCTGGGGTTGGTGCCGGCCAGGCGAGCGGTGCTTGTGGGGACAGAGATGCAGTTCTGGCCTTGGAGGGAGGGAGGCCCGGGTGCGGCGTGGAGCCCAGGGCGCGTCTCCCCATCCACGGTGCTCGGCTGGACCccgagcagggcagagctgaggcagagcaggaacagcagcGCTGTTCAGAGCTCCTTCAGAAGCTTCTGGAACTTGTTGGAGCAGCCCTTGGGTGGGAGCTGCGGCCATCCCACGGCCGGTGGTAGCGgtgtggggccggggctgcctgcgAGGCCGTCAGGGAGCAGCGTGGAGCTGGGACAGTggcgtggggctggcagcagcccctgAGTGTTGGCTTCTCTCTTTCCTGCCCAGGAGCTGCTCTCGCGCCTCAAGGGCAACGCCGATTACTGGCTTGGGCTGCGGAGAGAGGGCGAGCGCCTGGAGTGGGTGGATGGCAGCCGCTTCAACGAGACGTGAGTCCCGTGAGGGCCCTGGGGAGACTGGGCTGTGGTGGGCCGGGCAGGGGCCTGGGGGGACGTGTCTGCTGGGAGTCCCCCTTGCAGGGGGACAACCGCTCACCCGACGGTACCAGTGGTGTCTTTCCTTCTCGTTGCAGGTTCCTGGTGTTCGGCCGAGGAGCGTGTGTGTATTTGAACAAGCATGCTGTGGCGAGTGCAAGCTGCTCGCAGCACCGACCGTATATCTGCAGCTCTGATGTTTATCTCCAAGTACCGATGTGACAGAAGTGATGGAGAAAGAACCTTCCCCGCATTGGGGACTCGCAGCTTCACCTCTTCCACCAGCATAGAGTAGTGTAGGGATGCTCTTGCCTCAGCTTGCCAGTCCGGGTTGCTCCTGGTCTCAGCGACAACTCTGCCAGGTCTCGGGGAGATGAACCTGCGGGAAGGGGAGACGTTGTGGAAGCTGACTGGTGGCTGCCTGGACTGGGAGCTTGGGTTGGGTATgggtttctttctccttctgggACCACCCCAGGACTCTTGCTGTCTCACATGCATACATACCTGCTTTTGCACCGAGGCAATGGAGCTCGAGCAGCCGCGTACCAGATGAGATGGGTGCCAAAAGCGCAGGGGAGATCCCTGGCCCTGTGCAGGGCAGAGGGGACGCAGAGCCGGGGTGTGAATTGGCCCTTATGTGGCACCTGTCAGAGTCGCAGGTGGCGatgctgtttttctcctttttttaattaaaatgtggtAAAGTACCATGGGTGTCCCTTCTGTTCCGAAGGCGCCTGCTCAAGGCAGCCCTGTCCGTTCCCCTCCTGGCTTTTGGAATGTTGGAATACGCGTGTGTGAGGTGACGGCTGTCTCCCGGCGTCTTCTCCCTCGAGCCGTGGCAGcgtggggtgctggagggggacaGCTGGAGCTCTCTGCTCTCAggggccccccccaaatcctgacCCCCTCAAGAAGGTGCTGCTGAAAGCAGCTGTGGGCGTTAGGGTTGAACACAAACAGGGTGGTGGGTGGACAAACCTCGCCGTGTCCCCTGCGAGCACGGTGCCAGTGTGGCTGTGTGGGAGGgccccttcccagtgctcccagtccgtCCGTCCTCAAGCATCCCAGTTAGGGGTTGAGGTGGCAGCGGGGATGGGCGAGGAGTGCTGTTGGCGCAGTcccacttcatttttatttggcttgCTCTTCCTGAGCTGGGGAAACCCTAT
It includes:
- the LOC142074185 gene encoding uncharacterized protein LOC142074185 isoform X2; translated protein: MSQSIVFSCSLQSPVSMQRAAELKLHACLALPAVLMPWVQDPACGKQRDSSFQCAMGEGKKNGFCSSDRNVEEPLAPWDGGISPHPEVPGDTDKRTHRRLLGKLCRVLPVCVVVLAVLVALVLALAAVVAVLSAGGDGGNPALPAALVLACPDGWVGYRGVCYYLSKEEGSWEWSQEQCSSRGASLAVLRMSWEMELLSRLKGNADYWLGLRREGERLEWVDGSRFNETFLVFGRGACVYLNKHAVASASCSQHRPYICSSDVYLQVPM
- the LOC142074185 gene encoding uncharacterized protein LOC142074185 isoform X1, with protein sequence MSQSIVFSCSLQSPVSMQRAAELKLHACLALPAVLMPWVQDPACGKQRDSSFQCAMGEGKKNGFCSSDRNVEEPLAPWDGGISPHPEVPGDTDKRTHRRLLGKLCRVLPVCVVVLAVLVALVLALAAVVAVLSAAGGDGGNPALPAALVLACPDGWVGYRGVCYYLSKEEGSWEWSQEQCSSRGASLAVLRMSWEMELLSRLKGNADYWLGLRREGERLEWVDGSRFNETFLVFGRGACVYLNKHAVASASCSQHRPYICSSDVYLQVPM
- the ZNF692 gene encoding zinc finger protein 692 isoform X2, with the translated sequence MERGPAEETPPMEPGRPGRQRAPDCIRRQKRRELDARRSKCRIRIGGHLERWCRLKEQLGFALHSQLAQFLLDRYSSHDCVWSPGELEPNLLHADALQRLVVLSHGHGQECGFVPDVKPPAPGSTSQLVWECVAGHSFSWGVPGAVGDCTPTTSHHGEEQRGDSGCSSSPVTGRRRSLRQAGLAAESGSGKGEAELEGAAQSPVGVGDRREEPGAGSDDGDDGNAAPQVPVEKGTMAKDHGSAPIPEEKAEQGAEPQEEEEEEEDEDFAEDDDLTYTDDLRDENYHPSLDSDSEPQRRQSQTKARKKPVKEEQPLHEPSLTSSSPSEEKVGRVSCKRRAQPCDEDVAQIGPKRIRKAAKREILLCDFEGCGKIFSNRQYLNHHKKYQHVHQKTFTCSEPSCGKSFNFKKHLKEHEKLHSDKRDYICEFCARSFRTSSNLIIHRRIHTGEKPLQCEICGFTCRQKASLNWHMKKHDADSFYQFSCDICGKKFEKKDNVTAHKSKSHPEVPGGPPQAEGGQRQTVPSPPPNFSAGMRAGLEQPEAPGALAVEPLEMPGLGDTLVSGGEAEKTPPLSAASAEYRGDPGAPRGRVIDGVGS
- the ZNF692 gene encoding zinc finger protein 692 isoform X1, whose amino-acid sequence is MAEVPVMHRAQDYNSRQPSREGLHFPARSGGRERRSAHAPRRRSGGGPSAILSRSLSSTPPMEPGRPGRQRAPDCIRRQKRRELDARRSKCRIRIGGHLERWCRLKEQLGFALHSQLAQFLLDRYSSHDCVWSPGELEPNLLHADALQRLVVLSHGHGQECGFVPDVKPPAPGSTSQLVWECVAGHSFSWGVPGAVGDCTPTTSHHGEEQRGDSGCSSSPVTGRRRSLRQAGLAAESGSGKGEAELEGAAQSPVGVGDRREEPGAGSDDGDDGNAAPQVPVEKGTMAKDHGSAPIPEEKAEQGAEPQEEEEEEEDEDFAEDDDLTYTDDLRDENYHPSLDSDSEPQRRQSQTKARKKPVKEEQPLHEPSLTSSSPSEEKVGRVSCKRRAQPCDEDVAQIGPKRIRKAAKREILLCDFEGCGKIFSNRQYLNHHKKYQHVHQKTFTCSEPSCGKSFNFKKHLKEHEKLHSDKRDYICEFCARSFRTSSNLIIHRRIHTGEKPLQCEICGFTCRQKASLNWHMKKHDADSFYQFSCDICGKKFEKKDNVTAHKSKSHPEVPGGPPQAEGGQRQTVPSPPPNFSAGMRAGLEQPEAPGALAVEPLEMPGLGDTLVSGGEAEKTPPLSAASAEYRGDPGAPRGRVIDGVGS